Proteins found in one Candidatus Edwardsbacteria bacterium genomic segment:
- a CDS encoding hotdog domain-containing protein — protein MPKEISISHLVKSEDLNHHGTLFAGRMAEWMVEGCFIAASKLVGKPEDVVCVQIHGMTFHRSATKGDIIELRSKVACLGSKSITVWGKVLVNESVQPAVTGMATFVTVDKQGQPYAHGLSLSEEYIQQNTEIYELAMRMKTRN, from the coding sequence ATGCCCAAAGAGATAAGCATATCGCATCTGGTCAAATCCGAGGACCTGAACCATCACGGCACCCTATTCGCCGGGAGGATGGCCGAATGGATGGTGGAGGGATGCTTCATCGCCGCCTCCAAGCTGGTGGGAAAGCCGGAGGACGTGGTCTGCGTCCAGATCCACGGCATGACCTTCCACCGTTCAGCCACCAAGGGAGATATCATCGAATTGCGGTCCAAGGTGGCCTGCCTGGGCAGCAAGAGCATCACGGTCTGGGGCAAGGTGCTGGTCAATGAGAGTGTCCAGCCGGCCGTTACCGGGATGGCCACCTTCGTGACGGTCGATAAGCAGGGCCAGCCCTATGCCCACGGGCTGTCGTTATCTGAGGAATATATTCAGCAGAACACAGAAATATACGAATTGGCCATGAGGATGAAAACCAGGAATTAG
- a CDS encoding phosphatidylglycerophosphatase A → MIKTKDKIALILASGFGSGYSPVAPGTAGSLLALVIWWLVPPFLWVRASLLVLTLLLGVWSATRAERKWGHDNGRIVIDEVAGMWISLLFLPKSILIYLIAFLLFRTMDIIKPLGARQIQKLSGGWGVVADDVLAGIYANLLGQIVVILFWPAYYVPLLTIKSMLFWLHGS, encoded by the coding sequence ATGATAAAAACAAAAGATAAAATCGCTTTGATATTGGCCTCCGGTTTCGGCTCGGGTTATTCCCCGGTGGCTCCGGGCACCGCCGGGAGCCTGCTGGCTCTGGTCATCTGGTGGCTGGTGCCGCCTTTTTTGTGGGTAAGGGCATCATTGCTGGTTCTGACCCTGCTCCTTGGGGTCTGGTCGGCCACCCGGGCCGAGAGAAAATGGGGGCACGACAACGGCAGGATAGTGATCGACGAGGTGGCCGGGATGTGGATATCCCTTTTATTCCTCCCCAAGTCAATCCTGATCTATTTGATAGCCTTTCTGCTATTCCGGACTATGGATATAATAAAGCCGCTGGGGGCCAGGCAGATCCAAAAGCTTTCCGGCGGCTGGGGGGTGGTGGCCGACGATGTGCTGGCCGGGATCTACGCCAATCTGCTGGGGCAGATCGTGGTGATCCTATTCTGGCCGGCATATTATGTACCCTTGCTAACAATTAAATCCATGTTATTTTGGTTGCATGGTTCATGA
- a CDS encoding tetratricopeptide repeat protein yields MKLSRFKDNIILTISDATAVRQGCSFYPFSVHNRRTEVLAKTGDWNEAESQYSKILEMVRRAGTGDMIAEITNHLGFLLMQRGRFQEALPLYQESLDISEKEGYRHQVCTTMGNLGNLYRNTGDYQKAGRFFDQALHQARQLGDRQSMSIIQGNMGLMYWYMGEHDRAMECNEQKMKIDLEDNNLQLIGTDYANLGGIHFSRGDYDLAEECYQKQITIAKQIGDKYSLRVGLNNLAAIYDHREDYEKALACYYQSLDIAREMGNLGGERVVNNNIGKVLSYRGDFGQALSLVGKSLDIARQMGDRRGEAIVCFTRGNILADKGEYRLAMDDYTAARNMFEELLVKEYLCECLGDMAKSTLALGEKALAMEYVSQARQLAESMNRQEYLAGLSKTEAEIRLATGEMSREDYESALEPLVKAASIKIQAEMLYRLYRVTGKNRYGKEAKGIILSRPGWQFRKDYREWMKELESISLE; encoded by the coding sequence ATGAAATTATCAAGATTCAAAGACAATATCATTCTTACCATTTCCGATGCTACAGCCGTCCGGCAGGGCTGCAGTTTTTATCCTTTTTCCGTTCATAACCGGCGGACCGAGGTCCTGGCCAAGACCGGTGATTGGAATGAGGCAGAGTCCCAGTATTCAAAGATACTTGAGATGGTGCGGAGAGCCGGCACCGGAGATATGATAGCCGAGATAACAAACCACTTGGGATTTCTGCTGATGCAGAGGGGCCGGTTCCAGGAGGCTTTGCCTTTATATCAGGAGTCCCTGGATATAAGCGAGAAAGAAGGATACCGGCACCAGGTCTGTACTACCATGGGAAACCTGGGAAACCTCTACCGCAACACCGGAGATTACCAAAAGGCCGGCCGGTTTTTCGACCAAGCCCTGCATCAAGCCAGGCAGCTTGGTGACCGGCAGTCGATGAGCATCATCCAGGGCAACATGGGCCTGATGTACTGGTATATGGGAGAGCATGACAGGGCCATGGAGTGCAATGAGCAGAAGATGAAGATCGATCTGGAGGATAACAATCTGCAGTTGATCGGCACCGATTATGCTAACCTGGGAGGCATCCATTTCTCCAGGGGCGATTATGACCTGGCGGAGGAATGCTACCAAAAGCAGATAACCATTGCCAAACAGATCGGCGATAAATACTCGCTTAGGGTGGGCCTCAACAACCTGGCCGCCATATACGACCACCGAGAGGATTACGAAAAAGCCCTAGCCTGCTATTACCAAAGCCTGGATATCGCCAGGGAGATGGGGAACTTGGGCGGCGAGAGGGTGGTGAACAACAACATCGGAAAGGTCCTTTCGTACCGGGGGGATTTCGGCCAGGCCCTGTCCCTGGTCGGCAAGAGCCTGGATATAGCCCGCCAGATGGGCGACCGCAGGGGAGAGGCGATAGTCTGTTTTACCAGGGGAAATATTCTGGCAGATAAAGGGGAGTACCGGCTTGCAATGGATGATTACACCGCAGCCAGGAATATGTTCGAGGAACTTTTGGTCAAGGAATACCTGTGCGAATGCCTGGGGGATATGGCCAAGTCTACCCTGGCCCTGGGCGAGAAAGCACTAGCCATGGAATATGTCAGCCAGGCACGCCAGCTGGCCGAATCTATGAACCGCCAGGAATACCTGGCCGGACTGTCCAAAACCGAAGCCGAGATACGCCTGGCTACGGGAGAAATGTCCCGGGAAGACTATGAGTCGGCATTAGAGCCGCTGGTCAAGGCAGCTTCCATCAAGATACAGGCCGAGATGCTTTATCGGCTGTACCGGGTGACAGGGAAAAACAGGTATGGAAAGGAAGCCAAGGGCATCATTCTTTCCCGTCCCGGCTGGCAGTTCCGGAAGGATTACCGGGAGTGGATGAAGGAACTGGAAAGCATTTCATTGGAATAA
- the pgsA gene encoding CDP-diacylglycerol--glycerol-3-phosphate 3-phosphatidyltransferase → MNLPNILTLSRLIISPVFMALLLVDNVYSRLGALALFILASVTDLLDGYLARKNGQQTDFGKFMDPVADKFLIALALISFVALKSASTWMVMVIIGREFLIMGLRTLVAYRREVMESSFLAKAKTFCQMASVFGILLYICLNDCVDAGFLSLSWQFLADLKFSFDALLFLAMLLTLLSGVDYVIKNRWLILGLFKDNM, encoded by the coding sequence ATGAATCTGCCCAATATCCTCACCCTGAGCCGGCTGATTATCAGTCCGGTCTTCATGGCCCTGCTGCTGGTGGACAATGTCTATTCCCGGCTGGGAGCCCTGGCCCTTTTCATCCTGGCTTCGGTCACCGACCTGCTGGACGGATATCTGGCCCGCAAGAACGGCCAGCAGACCGATTTCGGGAAGTTCATGGATCCGGTGGCCGACAAGTTCCTGATCGCCCTGGCCCTGATCTCGTTCGTGGCGCTGAAGTCGGCCAGCACCTGGATGGTGATGGTCATAATAGGGCGGGAGTTCCTGATAATGGGCCTGAGAACCCTGGTGGCCTACCGCCGCGAGGTTATGGAATCAAGCTTTTTGGCCAAGGCCAAAACTTTCTGCCAGATGGCCTCGGTGTTCGGGATCCTGCTGTACATCTGTCTGAACGATTGCGTGGATGCCGGTTTCTTAAGCCTCTCATGGCAGTTCCTGGCCGATTTGAAATTCTCCTTCGATGCCCTGCTGTTCCTGGCCATGCTTTTAACCCTGCTGTCCGGGGTGGATTATGTGATCAAGAACCGCTGGCTGATCCTGGGGCTTTTCAAGGACAATATGTAG
- a CDS encoding 2-oxoacid:acceptor oxidoreductase family protein, which produces MYQGIRISGFGGQGVISAGILLAQAGLLESKNVSWFPAYGAEMRGGTANCSVVIASEEVSSPVVSRPDTVIVMNEPSLAKFEPLIKPGGLLIINSSLVNSRPKRSDIKVAYVPCNKIAEEIGTTKIANMVALGAYAGLTGALSVESIAKALGKVFKRAKPEMLELNIKALKKGAETRI; this is translated from the coding sequence ATGTATCAAGGAATTAGAATCTCCGGTTTCGGCGGACAGGGCGTGATCTCGGCCGGCATCCTGCTGGCCCAGGCCGGCCTGCTGGAGAGCAAGAACGTCTCCTGGTTCCCGGCCTACGGGGCCGAGATGCGCGGCGGCACCGCCAATTGCTCGGTGGTCATCGCCTCCGAAGAGGTTTCCAGCCCGGTGGTCTCCCGCCCCGACACCGTCATCGTGATGAACGAACCGTCCCTGGCCAAGTTCGAGCCGTTGATAAAACCCGGCGGATTGCTGATCATCAACAGTTCGCTGGTAAATTCCCGGCCCAAACGGTCCGACATCAAGGTGGCCTACGTGCCCTGCAACAAGATCGCCGAGGAGATCGGCACCACCAAGATCGCCAACATGGTGGCCCTGGGGGCCTATGCCGGGCTGACCGGAGCATTATCGGTCGAATCCATTGCCAAGGCCCTGGGCAAGGTCTTCAAGCGGGCCAAACCGGAGATGTTGGAGCTTAATATCAAGGCCCTTAAAAAGGGCGCGGAAACAAGGATATAA
- a CDS encoding competence/damage-inducible protein A, with amino-acid sequence MKASIITIGNEILSGMTLDTNSSYLARELGTIGIPVVLKISVGDRGEDILRAFKQALAETNIVLCTGGLGPTSDDITKKVAAKLFDSKLKLDKKTLDHIRSRFAKRGIEMPACNRGQAMVPDRAAVLFNPEGTAPGLLFKRGKKILVLMPGVPREMKAIFVGYLKERLGALSRGMKIIMLTMRTTGISESAIAEKLDQFEKGLVKGILAYLPTHLGVDLRLTVSGKDSNLLNTRLIELSSHIRRLLGDVIYGHDEETMEQAVGLLLKEKKLTLTTAESCSGGLIADRITDISGSSDYFLGSVIAYSNVLKGKMLGVKSQTLRLHGAVSRETALEMASGVRGRLGSDLGLAVTGIAGPAGGTDKKPVGLVFMAVAGPKGTVVEERRFLGQRRHIKESSAQAALNMLRMYLLKC; translated from the coding sequence ATGAAAGCCTCCATTATCACTATAGGCAACGAGATCCTGTCCGGAATGACCCTCGATACCAATTCGTCATATCTTGCCAGGGAGTTGGGAACGATAGGCATCCCGGTGGTTCTCAAAATATCCGTCGGCGACCGGGGCGAAGACATCCTGCGGGCCTTCAAACAGGCATTGGCTGAAACCAATATCGTCCTGTGCACCGGCGGGCTGGGGCCGACCAGCGATGATATCACCAAAAAGGTCGCGGCCAAGCTTTTTGACTCAAAGCTTAAGCTCGATAAAAAGACCTTGGATCACATCCGGTCCCGCTTTGCCAAGCGGGGAATAGAGATGCCGGCCTGCAACCGGGGGCAGGCCATGGTGCCGGACAGGGCCGCAGTTCTGTTCAACCCCGAAGGCACCGCCCCGGGTTTGTTGTTCAAAAGAGGGAAAAAGATATTGGTCCTGATGCCCGGCGTGCCCCGCGAGATGAAAGCCATCTTTGTCGGATATTTAAAGGAACGGCTGGGGGCCTTGAGCCGTGGGATGAAGATCATTATGCTGACCATGAGGACCACCGGAATATCCGAGTCGGCCATAGCGGAGAAACTGGACCAGTTCGAGAAGGGCCTGGTCAAAGGAATTTTAGCCTACCTGCCGACCCACTTAGGGGTCGATTTGAGGCTGACTGTATCCGGAAAAGACTCAAATCTGCTGAATACAAGGCTGATCGAGTTGTCTAGTCATATCCGCCGGCTTTTGGGTGATGTGATCTACGGGCATGATGAGGAGACCATGGAGCAGGCGGTCGGCCTCCTGCTGAAGGAAAAGAAGCTGACCCTGACCACCGCCGAATCATGCTCCGGCGGGTTGATCGCCGACCGGATCACCGATATTTCCGGGTCATCCGATTATTTTCTGGGTTCGGTCATCGCCTACAGCAATGTTCTCAAGGGAAAAATGCTGGGGGTAAAATCGCAGACCCTGCGTTTGCACGGCGCGGTCAGCCGGGAGACGGCGCTCGAGATGGCCAGCGGGGTGCGGGGCCGGCTGGGCAGCGACTTGGGTCTGGCCGTAACCGGCATAGCCGGGCCGGCCGGAGGGACCGACAAAAAACCGGTGGGTTTGGTGTTTATGGCAGTGGCCGGTCCCAAAGGGACGGTGGTTGAGGAACGAAGGTTCCTGGGGCAGCGACGGCATATCAAGGAATCGTCCGCCCAGGCGGCTCTGAACATGCTGAGAATGTATCTCCTCAAATGTTAA
- the truA gene encoding tRNA pseudouridine(38-40) synthase TruA, which yields MRNIKLTIEYDGTDFAGWQFQPGQRTVQGLLEEKLSSMLEEKISVLGSGRTDAGVHAAGQVANFKTSRDIPLKAFDEGLNSLLPRDVAIIKAEEVAENFHARFDAQSRRYQYQMIFRRSPLWERYAWRMTYRADPAILQDLAGQILGQHDFTAFASAQAEVNNFICRVEKAGWSFADDRWTFEIRANRFLHNMVRILVGTMIDMARGQMDHKDLSNILVAKDRTLAGKTAPACGLCLMEVYY from the coding sequence TTGCGCAATATTAAACTGACCATAGAGTACGACGGGACTGATTTTGCCGGGTGGCAGTTCCAGCCCGGCCAGCGGACGGTTCAGGGCCTGTTGGAGGAAAAGCTTTCCTCCATGCTGGAGGAGAAGATCTCCGTCCTCGGCTCCGGGCGGACCGATGCCGGGGTTCACGCCGCAGGGCAGGTGGCCAATTTCAAGACCTCCCGCGACATTCCCTTAAAGGCCTTTGACGAAGGTCTGAACTCCCTGCTTCCCCGCGATGTGGCCATCATCAAGGCCGAGGAGGTGGCTGAAAATTTCCACGCCCGCTTCGATGCCCAGAGCCGGCGCTACCAGTACCAGATGATCTTCCGGCGCTCACCGCTGTGGGAGCGCTACGCCTGGCGGATGACATATAGGGCTGATCCGGCCATCCTGCAAGATCTGGCGGGGCAGATACTGGGGCAGCACGATTTCACCGCCTTTGCCTCGGCCCAGGCCGAGGTCAACAACTTCATCTGCCGGGTGGAGAAGGCCGGGTGGAGCTTTGCCGACGACAGGTGGACCTTCGAGATCAGGGCCAATCGTTTTTTGCACAACATGGTCCGCATACTGGTCGGAACGATGATAGACATGGCCCGCGGGCAGATGGATCACAAAGATCTCTCCAATATCCTGGTTGCCAAGGACCGGACCCTGGCCGGCAAGACCGCTCCGGCCTGCGGCCTGTGCTTGATGGAGGTATATTACTGA
- the thpR gene encoding RNA 2',3'-cyclic phosphodiesterase: MNISKTIRCFIALELPPDIRSILGEIIGQLKSSGADVKWVDPANIHLTLIFLGEIPEANVLRAGLALNVLKGKFKAIDSGLGGLGAFPSVDRPKVIWAGLSQGAEEIKEIYRQVEKLTADISQEEKAREFSPHLTLGRVRSNKNLMQLKEAVKQANILKKGFEINRLVLMKSTLTREGAIYTELNGIELN, translated from the coding sequence ATGAATATAAGCAAAACAATCCGCTGTTTTATAGCCTTGGAACTGCCGCCCGATATTCGATCCATTTTGGGGGAAATCATCGGGCAGTTGAAATCTTCCGGGGCCGATGTCAAATGGGTGGACCCGGCCAATATCCATTTGACCCTTATATTCCTGGGCGAGATCCCGGAGGCCAATGTCCTGCGGGCTGGGCTGGCGCTCAATGTGCTGAAGGGGAAATTTAAGGCGATTGATTCGGGCCTGGGCGGGCTGGGGGCCTTCCCCTCGGTGGACAGGCCCAAGGTGATCTGGGCTGGGCTGTCGCAGGGCGCGGAAGAGATAAAAGAAATTTATCGCCAGGTGGAAAAACTGACGGCCGATATCTCCCAGGAGGAGAAGGCCCGGGAGTTCAGCCCGCATCTGACACTGGGCCGGGTGCGTTCGAACAAGAACCTCATGCAATTGAAGGAAGCGGTGAAACAGGCCAATATTCTAAAAAAAGGTTTTGAGATAAACCGTCTTGTCTTGATGAAAAGCACCTTGACCCGGGAGGGGGCTATATATACTGAGCTGAATGGGATAGAGTTGAATTAA